One Pelodiscus sinensis isolate JC-2024 chromosome 9, ASM4963464v1, whole genome shotgun sequence genomic window, CCTTTCTTCTACAGTGTGATCAGAATTCAACAGCACCAGCAAGGTAAGTAGGGCTGGCCTTGCTTAGACATAAGCAACAGCCTGTGGGCATCATAGTCTTATGCTAATTTGGCAACTCAAAGACTGGGCTGATTCCCGCCTGCACATCTTGGCACTGGACCCTCTAGTATAAGCCCATGTTTGTTACTTTTACTAGCAGTAGCCTTTTTTACATCGTGATCCATGTCAGATGACTATCTTACTATCTGTCACTTACTGGAGAACTTCTTGGAGAGGAGGAATCATGATGACCTTGCACTGCCATCCCTAGGCATCCAAAAATTATGATTCAGGCccccaaattattttaaaagttgagattttaaaaaaaataatacattttggaaTCTAGTAACTTGCTTTGCAATGCTGGAGCCGTTAgagttcatgttttcaagcttttttctaCAGCGGCAgaaaaacaacattaaaaaaaaagcaagctgaAATTCTCATGTAACTGCAGAAATCCAGATGCAAGAGCTTTAAGAAAATCACCAAGTATCACTTGTCTTGTGATAAAATCATGAAAGATGCCAACATTAGAAACTCATGATCTgattaaaaaaactttaaaaacaagtggtcctgtagcgccttagagactaacaaaaaatatagctagtaatatgagctttcatgggcacaacccacttcttcagatgacacatGAATGGAGCAAGAAGACACAGAGgaacaaatataaagcagaaaaaggggagagagggaggagaagaaaaaatcttgtcaatttaAGTGTCTGTGATAAACCAGGCTAATAGAGTGTCCgatgcttagctttttatgtcatttgggtgttgaatataatggcccatccaggaAATTAAAGCGGAAGAAGCAGAGGAAACTGTAAGGGGAATGTTCTTCTCACAGAGGGGTACAATTAACTCCACAGGTAACTTGTTTTGACAGTGGAAAAACTTAACATTGCTTCTAAACTACCTtacaatttaaaagaaaacaaataaactTGGAACCATTTCTAAAGTCAAATCCCTACAAACTATTCTGCGGAATCTTGTTGCTATCTGGTATAAGTGACCAAAACAGATTCAACACTATTTTCTATTTAACTTCATCCCAAAATCATATGCTGCTGTTCAATCCAAGATGAGACCTTTAAGTGTATTTCCAGACTGACTGACATTACTAGCAGAAATACTTACAATGTACTACAATTGCCTTCTGGTATCAAAGTGGAGCCTGACATGACTAAAAATTAATCAGCTTCAGAAGTGTCAAGTATCTGGTTTTCATCTTTGCTAAGGATTGCCCCAGTGTCCAAAACACATATAACAATCTGGTTGCTTCGGAACCAAGCCCGTACACTTGATAACCACATGCCTTTTATTATGTTAAAGTAAGTAATACAATAATAacaatactactactactactaatacaTAATTAATAATACTTTGCCCTTCCAAAGTGTATTTCATCCAAAACTTGCAATATACTGTGAGGTACAatttccatttcacagatgaggaaaaaaaagtgaccACACTATTAATTCATCATACAGATAGAGAGTGCTAGAATTAGTCAAGGCTTTCAACTCTCCTCTAACCACTCAGCATTAGTGACTCACATCAGACCTGGGGAACAAATGTTGCAGAGAATTCAGACCAAACTGTGTATAAGATGTTATTGTCTGCACTTTTCTGAATGTGCATAAAGCCTGGGCACAATTGCTAGACCGATGTAACTGGAACTTCTCGAATAATTAACCTGTAGGCTGAGACTCAAATGCAGTGTTTCTTACAATGAAAATATTATCTAAATGTTCATGAAAAATAGCCCAGTAGCATGGAAGCAATTCAGCATGGGAGACACTCAGGAAAATATTCTTGGGCTGGTGAAACTCACCAGCATGACTGAGTCTGAGCATAGCTATGCACGTAACTACCAACTGCTCTAGTCCTTCTGCTAGCCAACTGACAGCAATGGTAAGAGAAAGCCCCCTGCCCGCAGCCTGCCACAGGTGGAGGGAtgacccagcagggctgggagcctcctgccagtGGCAGCTGCAGCTTCGGGACCTGTAGCCTTCTGGCAGTGGcaactgctgcagccccaggcctgggagcctctggtggtggcagcagccccagccccaggactgGAAACCtactggcactggcagcagcagcaacagccctCACTCCAGGGAAGGATACCGCCtagtcggttaaccagttaaacattaggtaaacctaacatttaactggtcaACTGATTGATCGGGATTTCCACGGAAATGTGGCATGTGGAGCTGGGATCAGGTggggtgtccccagctgaccccaggctccacgctgctgttttgaaacgcCAAACACCATAggggcgtttcaaagtggcagtgccgcacagctgagcccaggatcagctgtgcggcgctgccactttgaagtacctcctcttccccccatcccctgctgcctctatctgatagaggcagcaatggggggaatcgactagtcaactggactagtcgactagtccttaacatccttactttagaGTCTTAATCAGGTGTAATGAGGGAGAGGTCTGGCCCACATACATTGTCATTTCCACTGGTGGAAGTGCAGAGCTAAAGTCATGaatgtaatatatttttaaatacatacatATGGTACTTTTTTTCTCTTGTGAAGATTACAGATCGGCCACATATGGAGGAATCCAAGCACTGTAACCTAAACGAATTCTCTCCCTCAAATAGTTACTTACACAGATAGAATAAACAGAAAGATCAAAAGTGGCAAAAAGGGTGTTTAAACAGAGGCTTTTAGATAAAAAACCTGCTTTTAAATGATGCATCTGTCAATGAATAGTTAAACTCAacccttctgaaaaaaatcaagcttGTATTTTATAAATCCTCGATCACTGGTTGACCCTACCATGACGTCGTCCACAGAATCTGACCCCCAAAAACGTAGCATTAGGAGCCCAACTTTTGGCACTCTTTGAAAATCCTaaaggagaaggggcagggaagctTTTACCCTGACATAGCTGAGGTCAACGCTATATCTCCAACGTAATTACATCACAGTAAACACTACCTGTACCTTGCTTCAACCACGATTTTACAACAGGATAGCAACTGCATGAGTTACCTCACTATAAAAAATGCACCTCTTTTGGCACTGAAGATAAAGCTGTTAACCTCAACGGTAACCCATATATCCACACAGATCTGCATTCACAGATCCCAATGCAGGATCATGGCTAAATTGTGCTTATAATGTGTATGAATAGTGTACATGTCCCTAAAATGCTTCAGAACAGTAATTTGCTGCTGTATTTGATCTAAAATGTTTGCATAGATGCTTATGCTGATTTTAAACTAAGATATACAAGAACAACAATAAAATGAGTGTGAAATCTACGAACCATCATGTGGACCAGATTCACAGGAActatgttgatttacaccaaCTAAGAATCTGACCACGAGTCTTTAACTGACATGCTAAGACCTACAAGTGTTGAGGCACTTTGGAATTTGTTTCAATCTCATTTTTACTTCTTTCAGTGAACTCAAAACACTTGTGATCCACAAAACTTCATATCAAAATTACACCAAAAAACCTATAGATTATATGCAACACGAAACTAGTTTTACTGAGCATTTCCTCCTCTCTTCACCTCAGTCTCTCAGAAAGCCATTAACTCAATGTGAATAGTTGAAATTATTACTTCAAATCACACTACTATTATTACTATGTATACTATTTCTCAGTACATGTAGACAAATCTCAGAGAGGTCTAAATAAGTTTTTAGAAGCACAGTACTGCTTGCAAGCGAAGAGCTCCTCTCCTGCAGGAGTACAACTTTCACATGTTACAGTCAAAGGATCAACAACCTCTGAACAACAGTTCACACTTACAACAGCAACACCTACCACAGACTTGGGTTTGCTGATTGCCACCAGGCTGGTCAGAAAATCTTCATCATATAGCTGGCTAAAAACATGGGCATTGTAGGCCACCACTATCGAGATTTCTTCCATCATTTTGTCAGCAAGCTCCTAgttaccagcagcagcagcagcagcagcaggttcaCTATCCAACAATGAACCTTATCTCAGTTCTGTATGGGTGAC contains:
- the RABGAP1L gene encoding rab GTPase-activating protein 1-like isoform X7, with the translated sequence MMEEISIVVAYNAHVFSQLYDEDFLTSLVAISKPKSVVPTKKLKKYEREYQTMRESQLQQEDPMDRYKFICL